The Leptospira saintgironsiae genome contains the following window.
CTACATTATATGCATCTGTAGCTGATCCAAAACTCTGGGGGCCTCAAGAAAACGTAATATTGATCGTAGTAGATGCACTTAGGCCTGATCGTTTGGGATTTGGTGGTTCTCCTGTTCCTACCAGTCCTTATTTGGATGAACTTGCTTCTGATTCTATCATTTTTGAGAATGCTTTCTCCAACGGGAACTGGACCAAACCAAGTATGATCTCCTTCTTTACTTCTAAGATCGCATCTGAATTGGGTCTTGGAAACGCTTGGTTCTATTCTAGCAATCTTCATAGAAAAATATTCTATTCTAAAAAGCCGGAAACACTTCCAAATCTTCTCAGATCCAAAGGTTATCTCACTGCAAGTCTTATGAATAATGTCTTTCTCCTGGATTATACCGGCGTGGGAGTAGACCTTGGGTTTCACAAATTATTCCAACCGGGAAAAGACAAAGATGATACTGAACTCATACTTGCAGAATCCATAAAGTTCCTGAAAGAAAACAAAAACAGAAGATTTTTCCTTCATATAAATATCAACACTCCTCATTATCCTTATCTGCCTGAAAGGAAGTATATGGATATTCTTGCAAAAAAAACTGATCCAAAAATTTGGAACAGCTACGATCCTTATGTAAGAAAATACATGGCGGAGATCTTGTACACGGACGAGGTTATAGGATTAATTTTAGAAGAAGCTAAAAAGACCGGCGCCTTCGATAAATCCTGGATCGCAGTAGTCGCAGACCATGGAGAATTACAATCCATGGAACATTATTATCATCATCATTTCGTGGCGGAAAATTTACATGCCCACGGAGAAACACATTACGACGAAGAGATCAAGGTCCCTTGGATCATTCATCCCCCTGCATCAAAAAAATCGAATATTGAAAAAAGGATTTTCTCCGAACAAGTTTCTTTACTTTCTCTTTTTCCTACTCTAGCAGGAGCCTTGGGTTTACCTTGTGATCCGAAATCCTGTGATGGAAATGATTACTCCAAGGCAATATATGGAAAAGAAGGTCCGCAATCAGAGGACTTTGTATATACTGAAGGAAGATTTTCAGAGTCAATTCGAACTAAAGAATATAAACTGATACGCAGATATCCAGGTTATGATTTTGTAAGAAGGACCAAAGAGGGAGAACCTCATAAAATGCCTGAGGAATTCTATAACTTGGCCTCAGATCCTGGAGAACTACAAAATCTTTTTGCGAGTAATTCGCCTCTCCTAACAAAAGCAAAACAGGAATTAGATTCTCATAGTTTAAAGAAGAACGTTTTCAAACTCAGATTGCCTGCTTGCGAAAAAGAATGCACTCGCAAGATTGAGATCGGGATCCAGGCGGGAATTTATAAAATACAATCAGATACTCCATTTACAGAGAATAGATTAGAAACAAAGTCTGCTTCTATCACAGTAAAACAAGCACCAGGTAAAGAAAGTATCCTCTCCTTCTATACAGTAGAACCTGTCTTTGGATTTCGTTTATCTATTTCCAAAGATGGAAAACCAGAAGATTATAAATCTGGAAAATGGGGAATTCTATCAGAGGCAAGTTCTAAAATTTATAGAGATTCTCCGGAATCTATAGCTTCTGCAAAACTTCCTTACGAATTCAAAACTTCTAAAATACCATATTTTTATAATGATGCCGGCCTTTCCGGAAATTCAGAATCTTCAGAGCAGGCTGCGTTAGGAAAAGAAGTTCGGAAAGTGTTGGAAAGCTGGGGTTATATTCACGAATAAAACCTGTTTTATATAAGAGCCTTCGGCTCTTGAAGCCCGCAATCAACGGTCCTTGGTGACTTAATTTTTGGAACGGACTATAAAAGTTTCTACGCCCCTTTTTGCCAAAACTCCTTGCTTTTTTTATATCTTTCGTTATGTTATCCGCTTGCTAATCAAAACAGAACTAGGTGAAAAGAATGAAAGTTAGAAATCTTGTATTTTGTCTTATTCTAATATTCGGTTTTATATCCTGCGGGACTAATCCTGTAGAACGTTGCCAAGACAGAAGAAAAATAATGAGAGATGCGGTTTGCCAAGCAGTAGGTGCTCACCAACCAGGAACAGAATCCTATAATAACATTCTTCTTTCCTGCTTAATGGAAAGTAATCATTTTAACGAATGCGAAAGCGAAGGTTACTTTTAATTCCAAACTTTTACAAAGGGCAAAAGCCGAAGACTATTCCAATACGATGGTGATATCCACTCTTCGGTTTTTAGCTCTACCTAATTCTGAGGAATTTTCAGCCACAGGTTGAGACTTTCCATAACCTCTATAAGACATTCTAGTTTCTTCTATTCCATGAAAATCTCTTAACTCCTGCAGAACTGATAACGCTCTGTCTTGGGAAAGTTTAAGATTATATTCTTGGCTGCCTTTATCGTCCGTATGTCCACCGATCCGAATTTCTCTATCAGGATATTTTTTAAGAACATCTGCAATCCTTTCTAAGACCTTTTTGGCCTCCGGCTTCAATTCTGATTTATTATAATCAAAAAGAAGGTTATCTAAAGAAAGTACAACACCCTCATTCGATTTCCTGATCTCTACTGGTGCGCGGTCTGGAACTTCTTCTTCTGGATTTCCTTCCCATTCGGGCCATTCTAATCCGTTCCCTTTTTTACCAGTCGGTCTCTTTTTAGGATGAGCAGTTCCTTCTGGGAAAGGCCCAAGGATCCTTTTGACTTCTTCTGCAATTTTATCCTTATCGTTTTCAGTAACAGAGTTTTGTTTAGAATAAACTCCATGGATCTCGAAAGACATTTCTTGAGCGATCCCATTTGGAAAAACGAATGTATATGCAAGCTGAACATATTTATATTGAGGAACACCTTGCTCCGAATCGAAAAAAACTTTTCCCTTTGCAAAACCATAAATTTTGTAAGGAATATTCTGTGCAACGGGATCAGATTCTTTCATTAAATTATAATTATATTCTATAAGATCTGCGTTCCCTTTTTTACCTGCATATTCCCACTCTCCCTTACCTTGGTAAACATACTTTGCCTGGACTGGGATCTCAATCCTTGCTGTAGGAAATTGAAAACTTTCAGAAGCAGGTTTGGTCCATTCTTCTCCCACACCTACTTCTTTCGCAGAAAAACTAGGTAATGATCTTAGGTTAGGCATACTATATTCAGGAGGAACTGTATATTGGCCCAATTCCGAAATGTTAAATTTACTCTTAAAAGTTTTGTCTTTATAGAATGCAGGATCTAATTCAGGAAATTTAATATAGGTATCGAATATTGCAGAAAAATCGCATCCTTCTTTTTTGCAGCTAGTCGCCTTAAGTAAAATTCGATTTTTATCTTCTCTATTGATGACTCTAAGACCTTGTCTGGCCTTTACTCTATGGTATTCGTTTAATTCCAGATCGTCTCCGGATTTCATTTTCCATCGGAACAGTACTGGGGTTTCGGAAAATATATAAGAGGGAATTAAGAAGAATAATATGAGGAGCCCTCTGAATGCCATACTTATAGTTTCGAAAAATTTCCCGAAAAACTTAGAAAGGAATCTCAAAAAACGGGCCTCTTTCCAGGATATTTAGACTAAAATGACATGAGTTTCTGCTCTTAAAAGTGATTTGAGGGCTTCTATTCTAAACGTAAGAACTTGACAAGTAGGCGATATAAATTCATCCAATTAGTTCGTGGTTCCTCATTTCCATGAGATTGTATTCTTCGGAGTTCTGTTCTGTATGCTTCTTTCTGTGGCATGCCTACTCCGACCGGAGAAAAGTGCCGGTTTAAGGATTTTATCTTTATTATCTTTTTGTGTTTCTATCCAATTCTTATATGTTTATTTTCTTTTGAAGGGGATTTATTTCGAACCTTCGTTTTTAAACCATCTTCATATTCCATTCGCATGGTTTTTAGGACCAGGAATGTATAGTTTATATTCTGTTACGGTTCGAGAGGAGAAGTTCACAGCCTTCGAAAGAAGCTTTTATCTTCCAGGAATACTTCTTCTTATCTTATTTCCTATCTTACATTTAGTTTTACCTCAAATCTTTCTTAGCCATCCTATAGATTATTTCGAAAAGGGATCCACAAGTTGGCCGGATATCCTGCTGTTAGGTGCATATTCTGCAAATTTAGTATTTTATTCTTCTATCGTTTGGCAGACAAGAGCAGCTTTCCAATTGGAAAGACTGAAAAAAGATGCAGGTGCGAGGATACTTCTTTTCGTTATAATCGGAAGCGGAAGTGTAACTTCTATCCTTGTTATTTCTTATTTAATCAGAGATATTAATTTATTATTCATTTCTGTTCTAAGCACTGTCATCTACGCAGTCGCAGGTTATCTGGCGCAAATTTATTCTCCGGAAGTTTTCAGCGAGATGGGACCTTCTATGAGAGACGCGTATCGTAATTCCAGATTAGAAGGTGTGGACACAAACGATCTGGAAAACCGTTTAGAAAGTTTGATGTCAAAAGAAAAAATCTATCTACAAGAAGATCTTTCTCTTTCTATACTATCCAATCAGTTAGATATCAAACCATATCAACTTTCGGAATTTCTGAATCAAAGAAAAGGAACTAACTTTGCAAAGTTTGTAAACGGTTTCAGAGTAGCAGAAGCAGTTCGTATATTACAAAAAGAAGAAGGAGCCAATATTCTCTCGGTCGCGTACAGATCAGGCTTCAATTCAAAGGCGACTTTCAATCTTGCATTCAAATCCATACAAGGTGTTTCCCCCAGAGAGTATCTGCGAAAATCTAAGGTCTCTTAATTGAACGAACGTTTTCTTCTAAATTTGTTTAAATAAAAAATTAAGACCTTTTAATTTGTCCAAGATTCGAATCCAAGACGACCCTCACTGATAACTGTCTTATACTCCATCTTCATAAATTAGCTAAAAGTCAAAGACTGAAAAAGCATATGGAGAATAGTGATGAGAAAAATATACCGAACGTTAGTTATGCGATTTTGCATACTAATGATGATCGTAGGAGGATCTTTTTACTCTTGTAAAAGTGATTCTTCTCAAAATGCGGAAGCTGCTGCCCTCTTAGCTTCCTTAGATCCAAGCCTCGCTCAAACTTCCGGAAACAAAGGTGTTTCCGAGTTAGAAGATTCAAGCGGTCAGATCCAAAATGCATTCGCGCAAGAGAGCGACGGAAGTTTCACTTTCGACAATACCATTAAGGTAACTGCAAACGACGGAGTTGTGTTAGAAGCTAGTCTTTTCACTCCTTCTGCCCCTTCCCCTACCGGAAAATACCCAACAGTAATTTTCGTTAATAGCTGGGCATTGAACAAGTATGAGTATCTGGTTCCTGCTGCTAAGCTTGCTAAAAAGGGATATATTGTTCTCTCTTATAGCACAAGGGGTTTCGGAGCTTCCGGAGGACTCATTGATACTGCTGGTCCAAAAGATAGAGCAGATCTCAGCAAAATTATCGATTGGCTACTTGCAAACACCCAAACCGATTCCGCGAATATCGGTATCTCTGGTATCTCTTACGGTGCTGGAATTTCTTTAGCGGGTGTGAGCACTGAGCCTAGAATTAAAACTGCTGTTGCAATGAGTGGTTGGGGAAATCTCAAACGTTCTCTTTACGGCAACGATACTCCTAGATTGATCTGGGGATTATTGCTTGTTGCTTCTAGTTATATTACCGGAAGACCTGATCCAATCATCGCTCAGAATTTCGGAAAACTTCTACAACATACGGACATCGATTCTGTGACCACATGGGCAGCAGATCGTTCTCCAGAAACTTTTGTAGGACAATTGAATGCTTCTGCAGGTAAGTCAGTAATGATCTCGAATAACTTCGAGGACTTCTTATTTAACCCAAATGCGGTTTTAGATTATTACGCTAAGATCACTGTTCCTAAAAAACTTTTAATGAACGAAGGAATTCATGCTTCCGCAGAAATCGGCGGTATCCTCGGTTTTTCCGGTACAGTTTGGGATAACGCATACGATTGGTTCGATTATTGGTTGAAAGGTGTCAATAACGGAATCATGGACAAACCTCAGGTTACTTTCCAAAAACGTTTTGCGGGACCTAGAGTAACTCTTCCTTCTTGGCCTTCTCCTACTGTTTCCGATAAAACTTTTTATCTGAAGCCTAGAGGTCTTTTCACTAACGGAGAGATCGGTACTAGCCAAAACACTACTGTCACTAACACTGGAATTCTTTCCGGAGCGGATACTGTTGCAAGCACTGGATTTCCTTTACTTGCGGATATTCTTGCTTCTCACGCGGATATTCCTGTAACAACCAATTTAGCTTTAGTAAGCAGAGTGAATGGTATCGTTTACCAATCTTCTAATTTAAGTTCTACAGTGAAAATCAGAGGTAAAATGTTCTGGAACGGAAGAATTTCTTCCAGCCTAGGAAAGGCTAATGTGAACGTTTACTTCTACGATGTAGACAAATATGGCACCGCTACTTTGATCACTCATGGTACCGGGACTATTTTCGATGCTGGATGGTATGAAACAAAAGATATGTCTATCGATCTAAATGCGGTAGCTTACGATGTTCCAGCAGGGAATAAGATCGCGATTGCAATCGATACTTTCGATTCACAATATTCGGTGCCTACTGTGCTGATTTATGGTCTGGATGTGAAACACTCCAAAACCCCACAATCCACTTTAGTAATCCAATCGGAGAATTAATTTCGGATTTCCATTCCCCTTTTTTAACGGCGGGCTTGCCCGCCTTTTTTTATGCCTCTCTTTCCTTTCTCCACTGGATATAATCAGGCAATTCTACTAGTTCTATAAATCCTTCTTCCTCGGGGTCATCAGGAAGCATTCCAATCTCGTAATATCCGATTTCTTTGGTATAAGTATCTTCGCCAAGAAGAGTTTCTAATAATAGGCCAACTGCTTTTTTGAGATGAGGGCTGGATTCTACATTCGGGAAATCCGGGAAACAGATCCGAACTCCGAAACTTTTAGGAAGACTTGTATTCTCTAAAGGTAAAAACCAGATCTCTTCTGAATCTAATTCCAAACCTTCGTGAAATATGACTGTGCCTTTTTCTTGGAATTGGTCTACTGAAAATACATCCCAGCCTGAAATTTCGGGAGCGAGGTCTACAAATCTTTCCGCCGCTGCGTACAGATCCTCGTCTCCTGCTGTGACAACTGTGAATTCGTGAGGACTTTCGTCTCCCCCACCTATCTCGAAAAAAAACTCGGAATTCACTTCCTGGAGTCGATCCATTAGATCATCCAAAAGGCGATCTCTTTCTTTATCTTCCAGGTCGTCTAGTTTAGTATAATACCGGCTGTTTTGGGAAAACCAGGTCCAAAACTTTTCCGCTTTTTCTTCCATTCATCCGCCTCAGTTACGAATCTATCGGGATTTCAAACCAAGAGACTCGATAAAATTATCCGAATGTATGGAAAGAATGTTTAAAGGGAAAGAATTATTTTCCGATTTCCGAATCTATCCAACGCAAATACTTTTGATTCGCCTCTTTGATTTCCCAGGAAACGATACAAGGAACTGTGTAACTATGTAGTTCCGAAATTCTTGCTACGACTTTTTCCGCCTCAGAATCTTTGGTTTTTAACAAAAGAACCGTTTCCTGATTATGCTCCACCCTTCCATGCCATCTATAAATAGATTTCATACCAGGGATTAAATTGGCGCAGGCAACCAGTCTTTCGTTTACTAAAGTTTCCGCGATTTCTAAAGCCTCGGTCTCGTTCTTCGTGGTGACGTAAAAAGTTCGATAGCTCATCCCATAGTGATACTCCCGAAATAGGATTGTTTCAAGATGATTCTTCAGAATTCACAAAACGAAAGTCCTAAAAGTTGAGGTAAAATTCTGGACAAAGTCACCCTCTGAATTAAGAAATTCGCAATGGCTTCCAAAAAATCGCCGAATCTTATCTTTAAAAAATCGTATGACGCATTGGCTTTGAATTCCGCATTTTTCGGTTTTTATGCACACTCAGGTTTCTCTCTCGGA
Protein-coding sequences here:
- a CDS encoding sulfatase; protein product: MISFGSKPSRILILILLCYLLQDCRQIFPGSFSKEEETIIPVWDGLRSLKKSGSVCRGNSEEAIKKISYHYKKNPSRYSELPLNEKWRNTQLTILKDKQTLLNESRDSLLLFQNGGCDISSEFIIPGAKLYDLQNVVLDFSITALSSLGENVPSSGKLIVKLGSNIVFSEDVQSQGREWVDHQIKIPESLSKTLEESPSTTWNFEWAPKNQNDLLFVGQPTLYASVADPKLWGPQENVILIVVDALRPDRLGFGGSPVPTSPYLDELASDSIIFENAFSNGNWTKPSMISFFTSKIASELGLGNAWFYSSNLHRKIFYSKKPETLPNLLRSKGYLTASLMNNVFLLDYTGVGVDLGFHKLFQPGKDKDDTELILAESIKFLKENKNRRFFLHININTPHYPYLPERKYMDILAKKTDPKIWNSYDPYVRKYMAEILYTDEVIGLILEEAKKTGAFDKSWIAVVADHGELQSMEHYYHHHFVAENLHAHGETHYDEEIKVPWIIHPPASKKSNIEKRIFSEQVSLLSLFPTLAGALGLPCDPKSCDGNDYSKAIYGKEGPQSEDFVYTEGRFSESIRTKEYKLIRRYPGYDFVRRTKEGEPHKMPEEFYNLASDPGELQNLFASNSPLLTKAKQELDSHSLKKNVFKLRLPACEKECTRKIEIGIQAGIYKIQSDTPFTENRLETKSASITVKQAPGKESILSFYTVEPVFGFRLSISKDGKPEDYKSGKWGILSEASSKIYRDSPESIASAKLPYEFKTSKIPYFYNDAGLSGNSESSEQAALGKEVRKVLESWGYIHE
- a CDS encoding OmpA family protein, producing MAFRGLLILFFLIPSYIFSETPVLFRWKMKSGDDLELNEYHRVKARQGLRVINREDKNRILLKATSCKKEGCDFSAIFDTYIKFPELDPAFYKDKTFKSKFNISELGQYTVPPEYSMPNLRSLPSFSAKEVGVGEEWTKPASESFQFPTARIEIPVQAKYVYQGKGEWEYAGKKGNADLIEYNYNLMKESDPVAQNIPYKIYGFAKGKVFFDSEQGVPQYKYVQLAYTFVFPNGIAQEMSFEIHGVYSKQNSVTENDKDKIAEEVKRILGPFPEGTAHPKKRPTGKKGNGLEWPEWEGNPEEEVPDRAPVEIRKSNEGVVLSLDNLLFDYNKSELKPEAKKVLERIADVLKKYPDREIRIGGHTDDKGSQEYNLKLSQDRALSVLQELRDFHGIEETRMSYRGYGKSQPVAENSSELGRAKNRRVDITIVLE
- a CDS encoding helix-turn-helix domain-containing protein, yielding MLLSVACLLRPEKSAGLRILSLLSFCVSIQFLYVYFLLKGIYFEPSFLNHLHIPFAWFLGPGMYSLYSVTVREEKFTAFERSFYLPGILLLILFPILHLVLPQIFLSHPIDYFEKGSTSWPDILLLGAYSANLVFYSSIVWQTRAAFQLERLKKDAGARILLFVIIGSGSVTSILVISYLIRDINLLFISVLSTVIYAVAGYLAQIYSPEVFSEMGPSMRDAYRNSRLEGVDTNDLENRLESLMSKEKIYLQEDLSLSILSNQLDIKPYQLSEFLNQRKGTNFAKFVNGFRVAEAVRILQKEEGANILSVAYRSGFNSKATFNLAFKSIQGVSPREYLRKSKVS
- a CDS encoding CocE/NonD family hydrolase, with protein sequence MMIVGGSFYSCKSDSSQNAEAAALLASLDPSLAQTSGNKGVSELEDSSGQIQNAFAQESDGSFTFDNTIKVTANDGVVLEASLFTPSAPSPTGKYPTVIFVNSWALNKYEYLVPAAKLAKKGYIVLSYSTRGFGASGGLIDTAGPKDRADLSKIIDWLLANTQTDSANIGISGISYGAGISLAGVSTEPRIKTAVAMSGWGNLKRSLYGNDTPRLIWGLLLVASSYITGRPDPIIAQNFGKLLQHTDIDSVTTWAADRSPETFVGQLNASAGKSVMISNNFEDFLFNPNAVLDYYAKITVPKKLLMNEGIHASAEIGGILGFSGTVWDNAYDWFDYWLKGVNNGIMDKPQVTFQKRFAGPRVTLPSWPSPTVSDKTFYLKPRGLFTNGEIGTSQNTTVTNTGILSGADTVASTGFPLLADILASHADIPVTTNLALVSRVNGIVYQSSNLSSTVKIRGKMFWNGRISSSLGKANVNVYFYDVDKYGTATLITHGTGTIFDAGWYETKDMSIDLNAVAYDVPAGNKIAIAIDTFDSQYSVPTVLIYGLDVKHSKTPQSTLVIQSEN
- the cutA gene encoding divalent-cation tolerance protein CutA, whose translation is MSYRTFYVTTKNETEALEIAETLVNERLVACANLIPGMKSIYRWHGRVEHNQETVLLLKTKDSEAEKVVARISELHSYTVPCIVSWEIKEANQKYLRWIDSEIGK